CCGGCGCGAGGGGATGCCTTTTTCCACCATGTCGGCATTGTCGCGGGCGGCACGGTTCATGGCGCTGGGGAATGCGCCGGGTCCGATGCCATTCACGATGATGTTGTGTCCGACCAGTTCGGCAGCCATCCGCCGCGTCAGATGGATAAGACCCGCTTTCGACGCCTGGTAGGGGTAGGTCGGCCACGGATTGCTCTTCATCCCGTCGATGCTGGCAATCATCAGAACCTTGGCCGGGCGATCCTTCGTGCCGGCGGCCTTCAGCAGGGGAAGCAGCTTCTGCGTCAGGAAGAACGGGGTCTTCACGTTGAGGTCCATCGTGCGGTCCCAGCCCGCTTCGGTGAAATCCTCGAACGGTTCGCCCCAGACAGCGCCCGCATTGTTGACCAGCAGGTCAAGCTTGTCCTCGCGGCTCGCGAGGTCGTCCGCCAGCGCCTTGATACCGTCCATCTGCGACAGGTCACCGGTCAGGCCGATGACCTTCTCGCCCAGTTCCGCACTGGTTTCGTCGACCTGCTCCTTCTTGCGGGCGACGATGTAGACCTTCGCGCAGCCGGCCTCGAGCAGGCCTTCCACGATCATCTTGCCGATTCCGCGGCTGCCGCCGGTGACCAGCGCGATCTTGCCTTCCAGCCCGAACAGTTCGTTCAATTTCATCATCGGATCGTCTCCCTCAATATCCGCTGAGCTGCGCGACGCGGTTGGCGTGGAAATACTGGTCGCCCAGGAATTCCTGCAATGCGCGGTCGCGCTTCATGTAAAGGCCGATGTCGTATTCGTCGGTCATGCCGATGCCGCCATGCATCTGGACGCCTTCCTTGACCGACAGACCGGCAGCCTTGGCAACCTTCGCCTTTGCCACCGACACCATCAGCGATGCATTTTCGGAATTCCCGTCCAGCAATTGCTGCGCCTTGATCGTCACGGCCCGTGCGATCTCGACTTCGGAATACAGATGGCTGGCCCGGTGCTGGAGGGCCTGGAATTCCCCGATCAACTGGCCGAACTGCTTGCGCTGTTTCAGGTAGTCGACCGTCATGTCGAACGCCCCGCGCGCTACGCCGCAGCCTTCCGCAGCGGAACCGGCACGGCCCGCATCGAGCATCGCGTTCAGGATTTCACGTCCGCCATCGACTTCGCCGATCACCGCATCGCCATCCAGTTCGACACCGTCGAAGGTCGTGTGGGTGGCCATGGAGCTGTCGACGAGGCGCACGGCCTCGTGGTTCATGCCTGCCGCGTCCTTCGGCACGGCGAACAGGGTGATGCCGTCCTGGTCCGCGTCCCCGCCGGAAGTGCGCGCCGCGACCACCAGCATGTCGGCGCTGCCGCCATAGACGACGTAGTCCTTCTTGCCCGACAGCTTGAAGCCGTTGCCCGACTTCTCCGCCTTGCAGGCGATGCGATCGGGGTTGTGCTTCGCGCCCTCGTCGATCGCGACCGCGAATACGCTTTCGCCGGCGACCAGGCCAGGCAGGTATCGGCCCTTCACGTCCGAACCGCCATGTTTCAGCGCCGTGGCGGCGAGGACCGAACTGGTGAGGAACGGCGACGGCGTCAGGTTCCGGCCGATTTCCTCCAGCACGATACCAGCCTCGACATGGCCCATGCCCAGCCCGCCATCGTCCTCGTCCACCAGGATGCCGGTGAAACCCATTTCGCCGAACTGCTTCCACAAGCCGTGGCCGAAGCCATCCTTGCAATCGCGGTCCCGCCAGTGGCGCAGCTGTTTCTTGATCGCGCCTTCTTCGGCCATGAACTGGCTGGCACTGTCGGCCAGCATGGCCTGATCGTCGTCGTGGTAAAGTGGCATCGTTCTCTCCGCTCGCGAGGGGTCTGCCACCCCCCGCGCCAAAAATTCTCAGACATCCGCCGGTGCATCGACCGGCGACATGGTGGCGTGGCTCAAGCCCCCGGCAGTTCAAGGATACGCTTGGAAATCACGTTCAGCATGACCTCGCTGGTTCCGCCCTCGATCGAGTTCGCCTTGGTGCGCAGCCAGTTGCGAGCCGGCTTGCCGCCGCTGGTTTCCTCGCTGTCCCATTCCAGCGCCGTGCTGCCACCCGCCGACATCATCAGCTCGTGGCGACGCTTGTTCAATTCGGTCCCGACATATTTCATCATGTTCGGCTGGGCAGGATGCGCCTTGCCGACCTTGATCTCGTCGAGGAATTTCTCGCCCATTGCGGCATAGGCCAGCGCGTCGACATCGAACATCGCCAATTCCGCGCGCAGTACCGGATCGAGCTGGGCGCCATCCTTGTTCGCCCGGCGCATCATCGCGGCACCGATCGTGCTGGTGTGGCCACCGCCGCCTGCGCCGGAAATCATCTCGCGTTCGTGACCCAGCAGGTATTTCGCCACGTCCCAGCCGCGATTGATTTCGCCGACATAGCCGGGGCAATCCTCGCCATAGGACTTGGGGACCTTCACATCGTCGAAGAAGGTTTCGCAGAACGGGCTGTTGCCGCTGATCAGCAGGATCGGCTTCGTCGACACGCCTTCGCCGGCCATGTCGAACAGCATGAAGGTGATGCCCTGGTACTTGTTTTCCTTGTCCGTGCGGACGAGGCAGAAGATCCAGTCCGCCTCGTCGGCATAAGAGGTCCAGATCTTCTGGCCGTTGACGACCCAGTGGTCGCCCTTGTCCTCGCCGAAGGTCTGCATGGACACGAGATCGGATCCGCTGCCCGGCTCGCTATAGCCCTGGCACCAGCGGATTTCGCCGCGGGCGATTTCGTTGAGGAAGCGCTTCTTCTGACCTTCGGTGCCGAATTGCAGCAGCGCCGGGCCGAGCATCCAGATGCCGAAACTGCTGAGCGGCGGCCGGGCATTGATGCGGGCCATTTCTTCGCGCAACACCTTGGCCTCTGCCGGGCTCAGGCCAGCACCGCCATATTCCTTCGGCCAGGCGGGGACCGTGTAGCCTTTTTCCACGCAGGCATCGAACCAGGCTTTCTGCGCGTCGGAATTGAACGTCGCCTTGCGGCCGCCCCAGTAGACATCCTGATCGTCGCGGACAGGCTCGCGCATTTCGGCGGGGCAGTTCGCCTCCAGCCAGTCTCGGGTTTCGCTGCGGAACGCTTCCAGGTCGGACATGAACTCTCTCCAGTGATAC
This is a stretch of genomic DNA from Erythrobacteraceae bacterium WH01K. It encodes these proteins:
- a CDS encoding acyl-CoA dehydrogenase family protein, which produces MSDLEAFRSETRDWLEANCPAEMREPVRDDQDVYWGGRKATFNSDAQKAWFDACVEKGYTVPAWPKEYGGAGLSPAEAKVLREEMARINARPPLSSFGIWMLGPALLQFGTEGQKKRFLNEIARGEIRWCQGYSEPGSGSDLVSMQTFGEDKGDHWVVNGQKIWTSYADEADWIFCLVRTDKENKYQGITFMLFDMAGEGVSTKPILLISGNSPFCETFFDDVKVPKSYGEDCPGYVGEINRGWDVAKYLLGHEREMISGAGGGGHTSTIGAAMMRRANKDGAQLDPVLRAELAMFDVDALAYAAMGEKFLDEIKVGKAHPAQPNMMKYVGTELNKRRHELMMSAGGSTALEWDSEETSGGKPARNWLRTKANSIEGGTSEVMLNVISKRILELPGA
- a CDS encoding acyl-CoA/acyl-ACP dehydrogenase, whose translation is MPLYHDDDQAMLADSASQFMAEEGAIKKQLRHWRDRDCKDGFGHGLWKQFGEMGFTGILVDEDDGGLGMGHVEAGIVLEEIGRNLTPSPFLTSSVLAATALKHGGSDVKGRYLPGLVAGESVFAVAIDEGAKHNPDRIACKAEKSGNGFKLSGKKDYVVYGGSADMLVVAARTSGGDADQDGITLFAVPKDAAGMNHEAVRLVDSSMATHTTFDGVELDGDAVIGEVDGGREILNAMLDAGRAGSAAEGCGVARGAFDMTVDYLKQRKQFGQLIGEFQALQHRASHLYSEVEIARAVTIKAQQLLDGNSENASLMVSVAKAKVAKAAGLSVKEGVQMHGGIGMTDEYDIGLYMKRDRALQEFLGDQYFHANRVAQLSGY
- a CDS encoding SDR family NAD(P)-dependent oxidoreductase, giving the protein MKLNELFGLEGKIALVTGGSRGIGKMIVEGLLEAGCAKVYIVARKKEQVDETSAELGEKVIGLTGDLSQMDGIKALADDLASREDKLDLLVNNAGAVWGEPFEDFTEAGWDRTMDLNVKTPFFLTQKLLPLLKAAGTKDRPAKVLMIASIDGMKSNPWPTYPYQASKAGLIHLTRRMAAELVGHNIIVNGIGPGAFPSAMNRAARDNADMVEKGIPSRRVGVTEDMAAGAIYLLSRAGDYVVGTTIPIDGGVVNANIGAGNFVDPSGD